gccttcggctcaggtcatgatctcaggtcctgggatcgagtcccacatcgggctctctgctcaggagggagcctgcttcctcctctctctctgcctgcctctctgcctacttgtgatctctgtctgtcaaataaataaataaaatctttaaaaaaaaatgccttttccttTAAAGAGGAAAGcatgaattttgtgtgtgtgtgtagtctcaAATATAAGGCAAAACTGTAACTGTTAAGGATAATTCCCACTCCAGATTTATGAGTTTCGTGCTCTGAAGACAATTGAGATAATGGTGCTTCTGTATGTGCCAAGTCCCAAGACTTAAGGAAACCTAAAGAGgcataaaataaagttaaaaaagaagttgGTTTACAGAACACAGATGGTTACAGCAAATACCACTCAATGTGTCTGTGCTTGGTGGTTTAAATGAACTCACTGGGTTTAGGAAGAGTCAGCGGGAAGAGCTGTCAAAGCAGGTCACTTGGAAACAAGAAAGTGGAGTGGGTGCCAGCAACAAGGATGGTCCTCTGCATAGTAATCCGAAGAGGAATGTCTGGCAGTGCCATTTGGTGAACTAAGAACTGAGAAGGGGAGGTGATTGTCActtggagaaaaatatttccctCCTAAAAAGCCTCCCCAGAGCCTCTTTCATTTCCCtgttcctcaggctgtagatgaAGGGGTTTAGCATGATGTACACCACTGTGTACATCACTGAAGCAATTATGTCTTTGTCATGGGAGTTGTTTAATGATGGGAAAATGTGCATAACCATGATTGTCCCATAGAATAGAAATACCACAGAGAGGTGGGAGCCACAGATGGACAAGGCTTTACAGATCCCATTAGTAAGGGGAACCCTCACGATGGGGACATGAGACCAGGATGCCAGCCAGTGGTATGATGATTCCCAGTGCCCCCACAGTGAAGTTGACCAGCTCACTGATGAAAGTGTCAGAGCAGGACAATTTGAGCAGAGCAGCAAGGTCACAGAGAAAATGGTGGAGAGTGTTACCAGCACAGAAGGACAGCCAGGCCAGGCTGACATTGTGGGACAATGTGGGACACTGCACTGCTACATGAGAATAGCCAGGACACAGCCTGGTTGAGATTCACAGGCTTTACATGACGGTGGTATAGTGTAGAGGATGGCAAATGGCCACATACCTGCCATATGCCATCACTGTGAGAAGCAGGTTTTCAATGCagccaaaaaatatgaaaaaatacatcTGTGTTACACACCCTGCATAGGGAATGGATTGATCCTGAGTATGCATGTTTATCAGCATCTTTGGGACAGTAACAGATAAGAAGGAGACATCAGTGAAGGCCAAGTggctgaggaagaagtacatgggggtgtggaggcgAGAGTCCAGCCTGATGAGCAGGATGATGAGCAGGTTCCCCAGCACCGTGGTCAGGTACATGCCCAGGAACAGGACGAAGAACACTCCCTGCTGCTCTGGCCAGATGGGGAGCCCAGGAGGAGGAACTCGGACACGCTGCTCTGGTTCTCCCTCCTCATTCCCCTCTTCTGTCTACTGGGGGTGAAGGAATAGGGAAATGTCAGAGACTTTGGAAGCTGATAATATCCACAATGgggtttcttattttctcttgagaacaaaacaaaaaaaaacccaaaaactaaaacaaaaaactgccTGGATTTCTGTCATACACTAGTGTCGCCAAAGCACAAGACTGATCCTCAATGCCCCAAATGATTCCTTttggtggaaatgaaaacaaaattattatttatttttttttttagagagggagggaggagaggagcagagagagagggagacagaatctcaagcaggcttcatgtcAAGAAAGGaatctgacacagggctccatcccacaaccctgagatcatgacctgagctgaaatcaacaatcagatgcttaactgacagagctacccaggcccaCCAAGGGTAAAATcattctaatttgtttttaaccAACCATGTTCCTGGCATTGTGCTACCAGCtggagatacaaaaataaataggtCACACAGGCCATCTTTCCCCAGGATGCTGATCCTCAACAGAACACCTGACAGAGGCCAGACTGAAGGTATGGGTTTATAGCCAGATGGTTCATGTTGAGAACCCAGCTCCACCACTTGCTGGCTATATGACTTATGGAGCTACACCTCTCTTGGCCACATGTGATGCTTCTGTAATGTAAAGATACCAATATTACACATTCATAAAGGTTAATAAGAGAACTCTAATTCTGTACATATTAGCCTCCAAGTACAGTcctatataaaataaacacatgaagttTTATAGATTATTCTTATGACAAGATAAGTATCCAAATAAAACCAGGATCAAATTCAAGGATTTCATGAAATAACATTATGAGATGGTCAACACGAAGAACCAAGTAGCTGATCTAAAACCTGTGTTAACTTGTCTGAGTGCGCATACCCTCAGAGGGGTCCCTGAGTTCATATCCTATCACTGGGGGTAAATTCCCTGGTGGAACTTGACTTAATGCATGTTcaatttttttgtgaaaaataaatcttactttagttctccatctctctccaaCTGTGTCTGGTGCTTGAAGCTGATTCAGGTCTCAGTTTTTATGGGCAGGAAGATACCTGAGACACAAGACCCAGGATCTGGATGTGAGAAATACTGAAGGACTGGAGGTGTCTGTCAGATTTCACAGTTATGTGATTTACCATCACCGTTTCCTAGTATCTTCCTAGATCTTCACACTTAAAATAATTGACACTTAAAGAACACTGTGTCAGACAAATATGTTTTTGCACTATTgccttactaaatattttttcacagTCCTACAAGGTAGGTGTTATCATAACTTTACCACACACATACTCAGGAGGAGTGAGAAACCAGCATGATCACATAGTAACTGCTATAGTCACAATTCTCtctcatgtgttttttaaaaatttattggaaTCTCTGTTCCTATAACCatactcttcctttctctctttaattaGACCAAAGAttcaagatcttaaaaaatattacttcagGATTTGAAGGAGTCCTGCTCAGGTAACTGCGGCCAATGATTCCTTCAGCCCTTTAGTTTGTAAAATACTTTCAtgtttcttcaatttctctcagtccatcagtgtttattttgtgtctaagaaagagagaagacagtgagggtctttccctttcattttattaacaggAGTAGGGAAATCGCTTGCACAATGTCACATAGATATTCCATAGTAAAGACTGCTCTTAAGAGTAGATTTTCACAAAATCTTTTTGCTAGAGAGAGAATTTACTGGAGGGGCTGGAATATAAGCCCTGacagttgtttgttttctgtgttttgtttgttgtaaCACAAGTGCCTGGCTTAAGCTTTGTTGAAGCATCCATCTCAGAGGCATAGGCTACCTTGAATAAGTACTTGGCCAATACATGACCAGATAAATAGCTAAGCCACTTCTCCCCATGGAGGTTTCTTTGATTTCAACATCTTGCTTGATTTCTATAATGGACCATTTGGACagcttgtctcttctcttccctgtacTTCATATTTACCctcttatgcttttttttttttttgtatttaattcttttaaaaatattttatttatttatttgctaaagacagcacataagcaaggggaacagcagaggaagagaaagaagcatgctctctgtggagcagggagcctgatacgggtcttgatcccaggaccctgggatcatgacctgagctgaaggcaaatgtttccaactgagccacccaagtgccttatatttaattttttttttacttaatcaaTTATCTGCTTTATTAGAAAATCATGCTGTTGTTGTCATCATCATTGATATCATCATGCATCTTTTGAAGTCAATTTACATTTGTAAACCCCAGCCTTAGCTGTCAGCAGGACTCCAGCCCTATATCTcagggtaatttttttaaattaaatttatttattttcagcataacagtattcattatttttttcactacacccagtgcttcatgcaatctgtgccctctataatacccaccatctggtacctcaacctcccatactttcagggatcatttctatagtttgttacaCTCTTATgctttaaattcaccaataaCGCACAGGCCGTCAAAACTCTAGAACCCCACTCTCAGCCACAATAAAAGTAGGACCCCAGgcctgcactctttctctctactaTGACCTCACTGTGTAGCCTCACATGTGCTGTGCGATTTCCAGGTCTTGTAAATAATAAAGcccaattttcaaaatattcctgATGGTTGCTGCTAAAAACCATCtttcaagcaaaacaaaacccacaaggGCCAGTCCAACCACAACACTTGGGTATTGATAGGCTGAAACTGGTACAAAACATGAGTGAAACTACAGTCAAATGTTAAAATACCCATATGGTTGGTAGAGGAACTtaacattcacattgttgtatgTCTGACAGTAAATGCTTGTTCCAGACCAGGAAGTTGCTGGGTGCCACTGGCTGGCCTGGTTCAGGGGCCATGAGGAGGGGACAGGTACTTCACCCTTCTGCCGAGGTCTGGCTTCTCACTGAAAGCTTCCAGGTCAGACTTAACCCAGGATCTCAAACCTCTCCTGCAGGAGACCCAGAGCATCTAAAGAAACCACAGAGCTACaattggaagggaagggaacagaTAAGATAAGATGAGGTGCTTTGGCTTAATCAGCACAATGCATGAAAGAGGTGGATGGGAAATGCTCAGTATTGAAGAGGGGAAGCTTCTGCCTGGAACTTGGGAGAGAGACTTGGGAGAGGGCCTAACTTTCCTGTCCTCTTACCAGATTGTGTCTCCTGAACAGTCAGGAAGTAGAGAGTCAGGTGTCTCAGCCCCCATGAGCCTATAATTTACTAAGTGTTTATGATGTGCCTAGTACTTGTTGAGCAGCTTACAGACAGTACCTTACAGCAATGAACATTATTCCCATTTGACAGCATCAGAGAGGCCACACCCAAGAACACAAAACTATTAAGcgggaaaaagacaaagatttgaGTGTGAATTTTTTTGATACCAGAAATGAGCATTTAGTTTCTGAACTGTGTTACCAAAATTGAAGAAGTGTCAAAAATATTGCACTTGCAGGGGCCCACCTACTCTACGGAAATCCTACTGTATGGAAATAACTGGCCCTTACCAGTTATTCAAAGTGGGTTTCCTGGGTTGGTTCTGGCCGCAGGCAAGTGAAGAGTCAGAATATGAGAATGttaaacacagacacataaatgTTTGTATCTTGGTTTTAAGTCGCTATTCTACACATCTTCTATGTAAAGGAAGTTATGGGGTGAGTGTGTTGTACACAAAAGCACTCACACACTATCACAGACACATACTTGCCGAAGGGAGATTTATAGCCTTTTCCAGCTTATACTCAAACTAGGTAAATACAGTCAGGGTGTGAGTCAGCTCCATACACATCTATGCAAAATTCACAAACAAAATACACCCTTACATGTATGAACAACTGCACACACAGGACTATCAAGCACCCAATAGCCCACCCGTTGTAGTCACAAGCAGTCACATATATTCAAATTATAAGCAATATACAAGGTCTTACATACAAGTaacataaatgcaaataaaataggCATTCATGTGGCTAAGAGTAAATTTCCAGCATTCTCTGACTTATATATATCCTAGGTGAAGACATTCCTGTGAAAGTCAGTTATACACACATAAAgtcatacaacacacacacagagaactgTGGAGATTTCGGGGCCCCTTCTGATCTATGCCAGTGCTATGAGTTCAGATACTCTCTGCTTTGTACTGTTACCTGAATCCTTACTTTCTGTCCAAAAGACCCAGGATCCAAGGAAAAACAGCAAACCTTGGTGGCCCATGGACTTTTACAGACATTCGTATCTGTTTACCAGCCTCAAAACAGTGTGCAAGAAGATCTCCTTTTATAcatcagaaagttaaaaaaaaaaaagaaggaaatagaatgaaagaaagaaagaaagaaaagaaaacaaaggaacccCGAGGAAACAGGCCCAACTTCCTGACTAGAAAAGCCATCATCTTGGACTAATTGTTCAACTTCCTCCTGGCCCCTTGGGAAAGAGCACATATAGGTTCCAGGGGGCTGAGATACATACAAGTGAAGTCACAGGAGAAAGTGTCCGTAATGTCAGTGATATTTGGGGCAGAGCAGGTCTCCAGATGGGAGGCACAAGCTTCCTCAGTTGCCCATGGCCTGTGCCTCATGAGTTCAGATTCTCTGGACAGTAGTACATGGTCCAGGCAGTATTGGGATCTCAGCAGGCTTCTGCAGGCTCCACAGCACCTACAGAGGCCTCTATTAGAGCACAAAGGCTCTTAAAACGTACAGGTCTCCCCACCGCTCTGTGAGGTTCTGTAGGGTAGGGTCTGTCCAGGATAAGGTCTGTCCCTCGTTCAAGAGTAGGGGGATTGAGTCTATgtattcagggggaaaaaaaaaagattctgggcTCTTTTTCTAACTAATAGGGCATACCTGAGCAAATTACCAAAAATCTCTGTGACTCAGGTTCttcaaagtggaaataataatagtactttttGTGTGAGTCTGAGGGATAGTTAAAAGAGCACATTGTGgaagcttaataaatgttagggTTTATTGTCACTGTCCTTGTATCACTAGAGATCAGCCACAGCACACAATAGGTAATTGGTAACTGCTGAATGacttcatttactcattcactcaatCGCTtaacaaataaatcattaaagctcttaaaaaaggaagacccTGATATATGCTCTAGAGACAGAGTGGTGACATCagcaaccaaaaaaagaaagaaagaaagaaagaaagaaagaaagaaagaaagaaagaaaggagaaagaaagaaaggaaactgctATAAAAAAAGGAGCGTGAGGAGTGGGGTCAGGAATGCCagaatgtggggcacctgggtgactcagtcagtttaaatgtctgccttcagatcctgatttcagggtcttaggattgagccctgcctagggctccctactcagcagggagtctgattgttcctctccctctcactttgcccCTCCACGCTACTcacacgctctttctctctcctctctctcaaaaaattaaataaatcatcttttaaaaaagttaatcatCTCCATGACTACATGGGGATAAAGTTGGgggtcttttccttttttaagttgcATGCACAGAGCTTAGAAAATTACCTAGCTTATAGTAGTCATGGTAAATAATTTTGGGGAGCATGAGTTATGAAttcatgtatttatctttttccttcttagaaGTGGAAGCTTTCAGTTTAGGAACAAGACAACACtcattttcccaaattaaaaCTAATCAGGCAGATAGTGGCTATTCTCTCCACAAAAATCCAACTTACAGTGGAAAATTAAAATCTTCCTAGAATGGAGAAATGAGGTAACTTGATGGACTCCACTGGGCTCCCCTATTAATTTCTTGTCATAGGCAAAATCAAATGtaagtttatttaagttttaGCAAACCATCAAAAACACTTTATTCTAGCTACTGCATTAAGAAGGTAGGCCTTCTGGACTTTCCAAAACTGAACATTAGAAACTTTACTGAGTATTTGtagttttggaaaataatagaCAAGAAACAGGAAATAAGGAGCTGATTTATATCTCATTTACTTCAATAGATAGAAACTGTGGGTTATAATTAAAAGCTAAACATGACAAAACTGAAATGGGTCCTATAACATAACTGCTAATTTAAAGGGCAGTTGGGAGGATACAGGAGACATGGATAGTCAACACACAATTTTTCAAGATCTCTGACAAGGTCAGTGGGTGAAATAACACAATTAGGTGATTCTCACTAGgtgaaaaagattttgtttctgaaaagaaTCCCCAGAGCCAATTTCATGTCTTTGTTCCTTAGGCTGTAGATGAAGGGATTCAACATGGGAGTGACCACTGTATACATCAGTGAGGCAATCATGTCTTTGTCATTAGAGCTACCTGATGAGGTGGAAAAGTATAGTGCCATAATTGTTCCATAGAATAGAGATACCACAGAAAGGTGGGAGCCACAGGTGGACAAGGCTTTGCAGATACCTTTGGTAGAGGGGACCTTCAGAATAGAGGCCCCAATGTGGCCATAAGAGACCAAGATACCActcaatggaaaaatgacaaCCACAGCCCCTGCAGTAAATATGGCCAGCTCATTAAGAGAGGTGTTGGAGCAGGACAACTTGAGTAGGATGCGGAGGCTACAGAAAAAGTGGGGAATGATGTTGTCAGCACAGAAAGACACCTGAGTCAGGAGGAGGGTGTGCAAGAGGGCACTGCCACAGGAGAGAATCCAGGAGCCAGCCACCAGCAGCACACACAGGTCCTCCTTCATGATGGTGGTGTAGTGTAGAGGGTGACAAATGGCCACATACCTGTCATATGCCATCACTGCAAGAAGGATATTATCAACACAACCAAAGAGTAGATAAAAATACATCTGTGAAATACACCCAGGATAGGAAATGGACAAGTGCTGAGTCTGCATATTTCTCAGCATCTTTGGGACAGTGACAGATGAGAAAGAGATGTCAGTGAAGGCCAAGTtgctgaggaagaagtacatgggggtgtggaggtgaGAGTCCAGCCTGATGAGCAGGATGATGAGCAGGTTCCCCAGCACCGTGGTCAGGTACATGCCCAGGAACAGGGCAAAGAACACTTCCTGCTGCTCTGGCCGGATGGGGAGTCCCAGGAGGAGGAACTCAGACACGCTGCTCTGGTTCTCCCTACTCATGCTGCTTTTCTCTCCtgggggaataaaaagaaatgggaaatgtcAGGCACTTAGAAATACTAAGCATAGCAATTACTGTGTGGTCACATTTCTCCAAGTGACTGTCAGCGTTCAGACAAGTATCGCCTCACGCTCATCCAGTCTGGAGGGAGGGATACAAAGAGATTTGTCTGTATCCTGACATAATCACTTGGGGGAAAGAATGCAACATCAGACTCTTCAATGGGTATAAGCAGATCattcttttttgctgttgtttttttacaCACATAGAGACACTGTGGTAGACACCAGGGAGAGTCATAGGTAAGACACAGTCCCTTCCTCTGGGGAGGCCACATTCCAGGGAGCAGCTGCACAGCCCTGATGAAGAGCctggctctgcagccagactgctTATGAGCTTGTGTCTTGTTCTTGCTTCTCATGATTGCTGCTCACCGGGTccatctgtttgtctttctctcacgcATATGCATGCTTGCTACTTACAGCACTGAGAAGATTAAAGAAATGTTACATGTACAAAATAAGTCTTCAATACATAAACTCACTTCACACCATTAGGATaactattatcaaaaaaaaagaaagaaaaagaaaaaagaaaaggagaggaaaggaaaggaaagggaagggaagggaagggaaagtgggaaggaaggaagaaaacaagtgttgatgaggatgtgaagaaattggaacacttgctggtgggaatgtaaaatggtgcagtcacaaTGAAAAACactatggcagttcctcaaaaaattaaaaatagaattaccatataacccagaagttccacttctgggtatatatccaacaTAACTGAAATCAGTTCTTAAACAGATATGTTAACACccatgttcaaagcagcattattcataacaaccAAAAGATGGCAACAACCTGtgtccattgactaatgaatggataaacacaatgtggtatatacaccctgtggaatggaaagaaggaagtcctGGCACATGCctcaatgtggatgaaccttgaagacatgctGAGTACAATAAGCCAGTTACCAAATtataaatactgtatgactccacACACATGAGATCctagagacaaaaagagagacaaattcatagagacaaaaagtagaatggcAGTGACCAGCAGTTCCCTtcccagggaagggaagtgagaagtTATTGTTCAATGTATACAGTTTCAGcttgggaaaataataaaagttctggaagtagatggtggtgatggtgtgaatgtacttaatggcacagaactgtatacttaaaaatgatttaaatggcaatttttgtgttatatattttaccacaataaaaatgttttaagttagaagatatataaataagaattaataaattattgactctaggggtatctggctggctccATTGGTGGAACATGCCTCTCTTGCTCTCAGTCAAACCCTATGCTGGGTATAgacatcacttaaaaataaaatcttttggagcatctgggtggcacactcagttaagcatctgactcttggtttcagctcaagtcatgatctcagggtcctgggatggagccctgcatcaggctctgagctcagcaaggagtatgcttgggattccctctctccctctccctctgtctttctcccagCTTGTATTCTCCACCCTCCGCACCcatctctccaaaataaataaatctttgtcaaagtcctaataaaatttttaaaattttattctttccatagtttggctattgtggacgaacctagatgtccatcaacagatgaatggatcaagaagatgtggcatatatacacaatggaatactatgcagccatcaaaagaaatgaaatcttgccatttgcgacaacatggatggaactagagcgtatcatgcttagcgaaataagtcaagcagagaaagacaactatcatatgatctccctgatatgaggaagtggtgatgcaacatgggggcttaagtgggtaggagaagaataaatgaaacaagatgggattgggagagagacaaaccataagtgactcttaatctcacaaaacaaactgagggttgctggagggagggggcttgggagaagggggtgggattatggacattggggagggtatgtggtttggtgagtgctgtgaagtgtgtaaacctggtgattcacagacctgtacccctggggataaaaatatatgtttataaaaaaaatttttttattcttgctttttaaaattgtgttatgttagtcaccatacagtgcatcattagttttggatgtagtgttttatgattcattgtttgcataataacacccagtgctccatgcaatacttgccctcattaaaacccatcactgggctaacccattcccccacctcctcccctctaaaaccctccatttgtttctcagagtccgtagtttctcatagttcatctccccctttgattccccacccccttcatttttcccttccttctcctaacatcctccatgctattccttatgttccacaaacaagtgaaaccatatgataattgactttctctgcttgacttatttcactcagcataatctcctctagtcccgttCATGTTGATGCAGatgttgagtattcatcctttctgatgtctgagtaatattccattgtatatatggaccacatgtttatccattcatccattaaagagtatcttggctctttccacagtttggctactgtggcctttactgcaatgaacattgggtgcatatggcccttcttttcactacatctgtatcttca
The DNA window shown above is from Mustela erminea isolate mMusErm1 chromosome 12, mMusErm1.Pri, whole genome shotgun sequence and carries:
- the LOC116570974 gene encoding olfactory receptor 1J1-like encodes the protein MSRENQSSVSEFLLLGLPIRPEQQEVFFALFLGMYLTTVLGNLLIILLIRLDSHLHTPMYFFLSNLAFTDISFSSVTVPKMLRNMQTQHLSISYPGCISQMYFYLLFGCVDNILLAVMAYDRYVAICHPLHYTTIMKEDLCVLLVAGSWILSCGSALLHTLLLTQVSFCADNIIPHFFCSLRILLKLSCSNTSLNELAIFTAGAVVVIFPLSGILVSYGHIGASILKVPSTKGICKALSTCGSHLSVVSLFYGTIMALYFSTSSGSSNDKDMIASLMYTVVTPMLNPFIYSLRNKDMKLALGILFRNKIFFT